The nucleotide window CGGGGCATCCGCTTCATCTACGTGGATCGCGACGACACCTCGCCCCTGGCCATCATCGAAGCGGTCAACGCCCTGCGCCGCAACGAGGTGCTGGCGATCCTGGGGGACCGGGACGGTTCCTCGCACACCCGCACCATGGAATTTTTCGGCCGTCCCACCCCCATTCCCCTGGGAGCGTCCTACCTGGCCCTGGCCAGCGGGGCGCCGGTCATCCCGGTCTTCGTGCTGCTGGAAGGGGGGCGCTACGCCACCATCATGGAGAAAGCGATCAGCTTCGGCAACGGCTCCGGCCGGGACGAAGCCATCCGCACCGGTATGGAGCGGCTGCTGCGGGTGTTCGAAGACTACATCCGGCGCTATCCCGACCAGTGGTACAACTTTTTCGATTACTGGGGCAAACAGGCCGCGAACGGGAGGAAAACCGAATGAAACCGACCGCCGCTCCCGGGCAGGCCGCCCCCCGCTTGCTCCTGATCTATCCCGCCACCCACCGGCTCGGCTGGGAACGGCACTTCCAACTGCCCAATCACTCCCTGCAGCAGGTCGCCGCGGCAACGCCCCCTCCCTGGCAGGTAACCCTGATCGACGAACTGCAGGACGAGATCCCCTTCGGCACCGGGTACGACCTGGTCGGCATCACCTCCATGACCCACCAGGCTGCCCGGGCCTACCGGATCGCCGACCGTTTCCGGTCCCTGGGAGTGCCGGTCATCCTGGGGGGCATGCATCCCACCGTACTGCCCGAGGAGGCCCTGGAACATGCCGATGCGGTGGTGATCGGCGAAGCGGAGCCGGTCATGGCCACCCTGCTGGAGGATTTTCTGGCCGGTCGCCTAGCCCCCTTCTACCGCTCGACGCTTCCGGCCGGGGACCTGCTCTCGGTCCCCTGGGCCCGCCGCGACATCCTGGAGGGCAAACGCTACCTGACCACGCAGACCATCCAGGCCACCCGCGGCTGCCCCTACAACTGCGACTTCTGCACCGTTACCCCCTATTTCGGCAACCGCTTCCGCTACCGCGACCCGGCCGACATTCTGGCCCAGATCCGCTCCTTCCCGCGCAAGCTGGTGGTGTTCCTGGACGACAATCTGCTGGGGGACCCGCACCGGGCGCGGCCGATCCTGGAAGGGATGGCCGACATGGACATCCGCTGGGGCTCCCAGACCAGCCTGCGCTTTGCCGAGGACCCGGAGCTGCTCAGGCTGGTGGCCCGCTCCGGCTGCATCGGCCTGTTCGTGGGGATCGAGTCCATCACCGGCGCCTATGCCCGCATCGCCAAATCGTCGGGCCGCTCCAACCAGACCGACCTGATCAAGCGGGTCTGCGATGCCGGCATAATGCTGGAGGCATCCTTTGTCTTCGGCTTCGACGACCACGACCGGAGCGTTTTCGAGCGGACCCTGGCCTTTGTCAGGGACTGTTCCCCCTGCGTGCCGACCTTCAACCTGCTGACCCCCTATCCCGGTACCGCGGTCTTCCGGCAGTTCGAGGAACAGGGACGCCTGCTGCACCGCGACTGGAGCCGCTACAATCATGCAGAAGTGGTCTTCCACCCCCGCCTGATGTCTCCGGAACAGCTCAAGGCAGGCTGGCAGGAGGCACGCCGGGAGGCATACCGCTGGCCGCCCATTCTCGACCGGGTCTGGAAATCTCCCGGCAGCCGCCTCACCCGCCTGGCCTACAACGTCCTGCGTAAAGGGCCGAACAGCCGTTCCGGGGCGGCATCCTGAACAGCCCGCTCCCCCGGCTGCCGAGGACCCGGGTGAAGACCGGCCGCCGGCTTACCACCGTTGCGCGGAAAAGTACGGGTTACCCGTCGCATGCAACGGTTCCGTTAAATACGGCGCCCCCCGTGGCGGGTTCCCGGTACTGCGGGCGGGATGCCTTCCCGGCTGCTCCCGAATTGCCGCGGTTTGCGGCGCATTGCCCGTCCGTCCTCCGCTGGCACGCACTTTGAAAACAAGGGAGCAGGGGGAGTTGTCCGGCAGCGGCCGACAGCCCGAACAGGGATCACGGAGGACAATAAGTTTTCGTTTATATTGAGGTTGTGGTACAAGCTATCGTGTGGACAAACCCAAAAAGGAGGACTCGATCATGAAAAAGCTTATTGCACTGGCCGGCCTGGCGGCACTCCTGTCCATATCAGCCGGTACAGCCACGGCTGACAGCATCAGGGGAAAACTCGCACTGACCGGTAAAATCGGTATAATCAACCCCGGCGACAGCGATGTGGCGGACTTCAGGGTCGAGCCGGATATCGGCCTGATCGGCGGCGGCGGTTTACTGTACGGCATCGATGACTATTGGGCGGCAGAATTCGATATCACCCGCGCGACCTACGGGTCCGAGACACCCAGCCATAGAGATACGGGCGATTTCGGCATCACCAACATCTCCTTCGGCGGGCAATACCGTTTCCATCTGCCCCAGAACCCCAAACTGGTGCCGTACGCCGGAGCGGGCCTCGACATCCTGCTCAACAGCTACGACCACGGCGACGTCGACACGGTGGTGGGTGTCCATGCCAGCGGCGGTGTGGATTACTTCTTTTACAAGCAACTGGCCCTGACCGCGGAGATCAAAGGGGTGCTGGCACCGGATGCCGATATCAAAAACAGCGGTGGAAAAATCGGAAACTTCAATCCATCCAGCTTCTCCTCGACCGTGGGGGTTCGCTTTTTCTTCTTCTGACACGCGCCCGCAGCACCGGAGCGCCGTAACGGAACGTCGGAGCTGACCGCCGCCCATGCCGGAATCTGCCGGCAGCGACGGTCGCCTCCGTTGTTCTGTCTCATAGTCCCGGAAGCGCGTGATAACGCCGGGCTTCCGGCAACAACATGCAGGCAGGGTTCCCGAAGCCCGCCTGTATGCGCTTTTTTATTCAGGCAGCCTTCCCGGAGAATTCCGGGCAGTGAAGGCCCGGGGCAGAAGCCGCTCGGGCCTGCACGGCATGTGGCGCCGCCCATTCGGGAATCCATTGAAACAGGGGGGACAAGAATCCGATGGACAAGAAGATTTACCTGAGCATCGTCGCGGCTCTCGCAACCGCAGCCGCGGTCTGGCTGCTGGCCCTTCTGGCCGAACCGATCGCGCTGCCGCTGGCCTGGGCCCTGATCATCGGCATCGCCACCCTGCCGCATCACGAGCGGCTGGTACGAAGATTCCCCGACCGGCCCGGCCGGGCAGCCGGGCTGATGGTGCTGGCAGTGACGGTCTGCTTCATCCTGCCGGTGGCGGGCCTGGCGGTCGCCATTGCCCAGAACGCCCCCCAATGGTTCCACGAGGCCCAGGGGCTGGTACGGTCGTTCGCGGAGGACGGGAGTGCCACGCTTAGCCGCATCCCCTATTTCAACAAGTTTGCCGGACTGGCCGACAGGGCCGGCGTCGATCTGGCGGGCTATGCCCAGAAGTTCGCCGGAGCGGCCTCGGGCCTGATCATCCAGGCAGCCACCAATACCGCCAAAGGGCTGGCGCAGCTGATGTTCATCCTGGTACTGGCGCTGTTCATCCTGTTTTTCATCTATCGCGACGGCGAACGCATGGTCTCCCGGGGACTTGAACGCTTTGCCGGCGACCGCCCCCGCATCCGCCGCTACCTTTCCGGGATACGCTCGACCATCACGGCCGTCACGGTCGGCACGATCTACACCTGTATCGCCCAGGGCATCACCGCCGGTGTCGGCTACTTTTTCGCCGGCGTCCCCGCCGCGGTCCTGTGGGGGGCCCTGACCGCCCTGGCCGCGCTGGTGCCGGTGGTGGGCACCGCCATCATCTGGGTGCCGCTGGTGATCTTCGTGGCCCTGCAGGGCACCTACCTCAAAGCGGGACTGCTCGCCCTGTGGTGCATCCTGTTCGTCGGCCTGGCCGACAACGCCATACGGCCGCTGGCCGTGGGCGCCCAGGCGGATATCCCCGTTGCGGCGATCGTGCTGGGTGCGATCTGCGGGGTGACCGCCATGGGGGTGCTGGGGCTGATTCTCGGGCCGGTGGTGTTCGCCTCCCTGATCACCTTCTGGCACGAGATCACCGAACAG belongs to Geobacter sp. SVR and includes:
- a CDS encoding outer membrane beta-barrel protein — its product is MKKLIALAGLAALLSISAGTATADSIRGKLALTGKIGIINPGDSDVADFRVEPDIGLIGGGGLLYGIDDYWAAEFDITRATYGSETPSHRDTGDFGITNISFGGQYRFHLPQNPKLVPYAGAGLDILLNSYDHGDVDTVVGVHASGGVDYFFYKQLALTAEIKGVLAPDADIKNSGGKIGNFNPSSFSSTVGVRFFFF
- a CDS encoding AI-2E family transporter — translated: MDKKIYLSIVAALATAAAVWLLALLAEPIALPLAWALIIGIATLPHHERLVRRFPDRPGRAAGLMVLAVTVCFILPVAGLAVAIAQNAPQWFHEAQGLVRSFAEDGSATLSRIPYFNKFAGLADRAGVDLAGYAQKFAGAASGLIIQAATNTAKGLAQLMFILVLALFILFFIYRDGERMVSRGLERFAGDRPRIRRYLSGIRSTITAVTVGTIYTCIAQGITAGVGYFFAGVPAAVLWGALTALAALVPVVGTAIIWVPLVIFVALQGTYLKAGLLALWCILFVGLADNAIRPLAVGAQADIPVAAIVLGAICGVTAMGVLGLILGPVVFASLITFWHEITEQPLEQPENSTSRPE
- a CDS encoding B12-binding domain-containing radical SAM protein; this translates as MKPTAAPGQAAPRLLLIYPATHRLGWERHFQLPNHSLQQVAAATPPPWQVTLIDELQDEIPFGTGYDLVGITSMTHQAARAYRIADRFRSLGVPVILGGMHPTVLPEEALEHADAVVIGEAEPVMATLLEDFLAGRLAPFYRSTLPAGDLLSVPWARRDILEGKRYLTTQTIQATRGCPYNCDFCTVTPYFGNRFRYRDPADILAQIRSFPRKLVVFLDDNLLGDPHRARPILEGMADMDIRWGSQTSLRFAEDPELLRLVARSGCIGLFVGIESITGAYARIAKSSGRSNQTDLIKRVCDAGIMLEASFVFGFDDHDRSVFERTLAFVRDCSPCVPTFNLLTPYPGTAVFRQFEEQGRLLHRDWSRYNHAEVVFHPRLMSPEQLKAGWQEARREAYRWPPILDRVWKSPGSRLTRLAYNVLRKGPNSRSGAAS